One Actinoplanes missouriensis 431 DNA segment encodes these proteins:
- a CDS encoding HAD family hydrolase: MPIDAGLFDAVLFDCDGVLVDSERITNGVLRAMLHELGWELTEAESFRLFVGRALADEVGVITANTGFVVTPEWIAEFRSRRDAALASSVQPIPGAVAAVHEVDRLFGGNVACASGADRPKIELQLTKIGLDGVFAGKIFSGMEMARSKPAPDVYLAAAAALGVDPARAAVVEDTPTGVVAGVTAGATVYGYCPPGSLAHNEPRVLVEAGATHIFTDMAELPALLRAASAARARS, encoded by the coding sequence ATGCCGATCGACGCGGGGCTCTTCGACGCTGTTCTCTTCGACTGTGACGGGGTGCTCGTCGACTCCGAGCGGATCACCAACGGAGTCCTCCGCGCCATGCTGCACGAGCTCGGCTGGGAACTCACCGAGGCGGAGAGCTTCCGCCTCTTCGTCGGCCGGGCCCTCGCCGACGAGGTCGGCGTGATCACCGCGAACACCGGTTTCGTGGTGACCCCCGAGTGGATCGCCGAGTTCCGCAGCCGCCGCGACGCCGCCCTGGCCAGCAGCGTGCAGCCGATCCCCGGCGCGGTGGCCGCGGTGCACGAGGTCGACCGGCTCTTCGGCGGCAACGTGGCCTGCGCGAGCGGCGCCGACCGCCCGAAGATCGAGCTCCAGCTGACCAAAATCGGCCTGGACGGTGTCTTCGCCGGCAAGATCTTCAGCGGCATGGAGATGGCGCGCAGCAAGCCAGCGCCGGACGTCTACCTGGCCGCGGCGGCCGCTCTCGGCGTCGATCCGGCGCGTGCCGCGGTCGTGGAGGACACGCCGACCGGGGTGGTCGCCGGGGTGACGGCTGGTGCGACGGTCTACGGGTACTGCCCACCCGGCAGCCTCGCGCACAACGAGCCGCGGGTCCTGGTCGAGGCGGGTGCCACACACATCTTCACCGACATGGCGGAGTTGCCGGCGCTGTTGCGGGCAGCGAGCGCCGCCCGAGCCCGCTCCTGA
- a CDS encoding N-acetylmannosamine-6-phosphate 2-epimerase produces the protein MNLDQFAAVISGRLIVSCQAGPDHPLRDTPTIARMAESAVLGGACAIRCGGVGGLDDVRAVAEAVSVPVIGLTKRGRTGVFITPTVDDALAVLEAGATVVATDGTRRTRPDGAPLNRTIDAVHTAGGLVMADVSTEAEGIAAAEAGADLIATTLSGYTPDSPGRPGPDLALVAALAAALPSELIVAEGRYHEPAHVRAARDAGATAVVVGTAITDPAWITSTFAAAV, from the coding sequence ATGAACCTCGACCAGTTCGCCGCCGTGATCAGTGGCCGGCTCATCGTCTCCTGCCAGGCCGGGCCGGACCACCCGCTGCGGGACACCCCGACCATCGCCCGGATGGCCGAATCCGCGGTGCTCGGCGGCGCCTGCGCGATCCGGTGCGGGGGAGTGGGCGGCCTCGACGACGTCCGGGCCGTCGCCGAGGCCGTGTCCGTCCCGGTCATCGGGCTCACCAAACGAGGCCGCACCGGGGTGTTCATCACCCCGACCGTCGACGACGCGCTCGCGGTCCTCGAGGCGGGCGCCACCGTCGTCGCCACCGACGGCACACGGCGTACCCGGCCGGACGGGGCGCCGCTGAACCGCACGATCGACGCGGTCCACACCGCCGGGGGCCTGGTGATGGCCGACGTCTCCACCGAGGCCGAGGGCATCGCGGCCGCCGAGGCCGGCGCCGACCTGATCGCCACCACGCTGTCCGGGTACACCCCGGACAGCCCCGGCCGGCCCGGACCCGACCTCGCCCTGGTCGCCGCTCTGGCCGCCGCGCTGCCCTCCGAACTGATCGTCGCCGAGGGCCGGTACCACGAGCCGGCGCACGTCCGGGCCGCCCGTGACGCCGGGGCGACGGCCGTCGTCGTGGGCACCGCCATCACCGACCCGGCCTGGATCACCAGCACCTTCGCGGCAGCCGTCTGA
- a CDS encoding alpha/beta hydrolase produces MSARDLIDPELLPALTARLTAMPGGVHAIPDLARRRAAVAAIGSDIPDELRDAVRWHDNSVPAGPDVRVYVPAGASGALPGILYIHGGGMVVGTVGGADADAAELCARVGAVVVSVEYRLAPEHPYPAAVEDCYAALRWMVSNVDFDTGRLAVYGPSAGGGLAIATALMARDRGGPAITFLMPIYPMIDDRNDTASSREIVDVGVWDRATNIEAWAWYLGGRDADAYAAPARAVELAGLPPTFIDVGTVDLFRDENIVFAQRLMAAGVPTELHVHPGGYHGAEALAPEVALSRRMRELRWDALRRALAAPAAAVARGPEIR; encoded by the coding sequence ATGAGTGCTCGAGACCTGATCGACCCGGAACTGCTTCCAGCGCTGACCGCACGCCTCACCGCCATGCCCGGTGGGGTGCACGCCATCCCGGACCTGGCCCGGCGCCGGGCCGCCGTCGCGGCGATCGGCAGCGACATACCGGATGAGCTGCGGGACGCGGTGCGATGGCACGACAATTCCGTACCGGCGGGGCCGGACGTGCGCGTCTACGTCCCGGCCGGGGCGAGCGGAGCGCTGCCGGGCATCCTCTACATCCACGGCGGCGGCATGGTCGTGGGTACGGTGGGCGGTGCCGATGCCGATGCGGCGGAGCTGTGCGCGCGGGTCGGCGCGGTCGTGGTCTCCGTCGAGTACCGGCTGGCGCCGGAGCACCCCTACCCGGCGGCCGTGGAGGACTGTTACGCGGCTCTGCGCTGGATGGTGTCGAACGTCGACTTCGATACTGGGCGGCTGGCGGTCTACGGTCCCAGCGCCGGTGGTGGCCTGGCCATCGCCACCGCGCTGATGGCACGGGACCGGGGTGGGCCGGCCATCACGTTCCTGATGCCGATCTACCCGATGATCGACGATCGGAACGACACCGCCTCCAGCCGGGAGATCGTCGACGTCGGGGTCTGGGACCGGGCCACGAACATCGAGGCCTGGGCGTGGTACCTCGGCGGGCGGGACGCGGATGCCTATGCGGCGCCGGCTCGGGCGGTGGAGCTGGCCGGGCTGCCACCCACGTTCATCGACGTCGGCACCGTGGACCTGTTCCGGGACGAGAACATCGTGTTCGCGCAGCGGCTGATGGCGGCCGGTGTGCCGACTGAGCTGCATGTTCATCCCGGCGGTTATCACGGAGCCGAGGCGCTGGCGCCGGAGGTGGCCCTGTCCCGGCGGATGAGGGAGCTCAGGTGGGACGCGTTGCGGCGCGCTCTCGCGGCTCCTGCTGCCGCTGTGGCACGCGGTCCGGAAATACGATAA
- a CDS encoding mechanosensitive ion channel domain-containing protein, which translates to MWRKRLIEEHIRPDFRKAVGFGLGALVALVFGTQTGNTWIGYGCGLLVALLGVAATRSAAREVHRIAVARAGNEAGTPLRMLVQLAGYVLVIASVSDMFGVGLQHLLVGGAVTGIVVGLAAQPVLGNLFAGLVLLFARPYVPGRRIRVMSGALNGPHVGVILSAGLLYTVLETDDGPLNIPNSQLLASAVGPYDGTLEEMTASTSRADSAADADPGPDAGAGAGVGSGAGVGSGAGVALVAAAGAESGRRRHDE; encoded by the coding sequence ATGTGGCGCAAGCGGCTGATCGAGGAACACATCCGTCCCGACTTCCGCAAGGCGGTGGGTTTCGGCCTGGGCGCCCTGGTCGCGCTGGTCTTCGGCACACAGACCGGCAACACCTGGATCGGGTACGGGTGTGGCCTGCTCGTCGCGTTGCTCGGGGTGGCCGCGACCCGTTCCGCCGCCCGTGAGGTGCACCGCATCGCGGTCGCCCGGGCCGGCAACGAGGCAGGCACCCCGCTGCGGATGCTGGTGCAGCTCGCCGGATACGTCCTGGTGATCGCCTCGGTGAGCGACATGTTCGGCGTCGGGCTCCAGCATCTGCTGGTCGGCGGCGCGGTCACCGGCATCGTCGTGGGTCTCGCGGCCCAGCCGGTGCTCGGCAACCTCTTCGCCGGTCTGGTGCTGCTCTTCGCCCGCCCGTACGTGCCGGGGCGCCGGATCCGGGTGATGTCCGGTGCGCTGAACGGGCCGCACGTCGGCGTGATCCTCTCGGCCGGGTTGCTCTACACCGTGCTGGAGACCGACGACGGGCCGCTGAACATCCCGAACTCGCAGTTGCTGGCGTCAGCGGTGGGGCCGTATGACGGCACTCTGGAGGAGATGACCGCTTCCACGTCGCGTGCTGACTCCGCCGCTGATGCCGACCCCGGCCCTGATGCGGGCGCCGGCGCTGGTGTGGGCTCCGGCGCTGGTGTGGGCTCCGGCGCTGGTGTGGCGCTTGTCGCTGCCGCTGGTGCTGAGAGCGGCCGCCGCCGTCACGACGAATAG
- a CDS encoding alpha/beta fold hydrolase: MSTTPTVVLVHGAFADASSFAKLIPELLDSGVKVVAPAVPNRSLTGDAAYIASVVRQIDGPVLLVGHSYGGAVITVAGTEENVTGLVYLSGYALAQGESLGQLQGGFPDSDLASALVYTKFPVPGAEDGTDVSVDIEKFPAVFAHDIDPELARVLAVSQRPLTGLAFGEPAPYAAWKTKPSWGVVSSSDHTINPEVERFGYQRAGAKVTEIDSSHLVMLSHPVQVADIIREALAVTTGFRAAAAG; encoded by the coding sequence ATGTCGACCACTCCCACCGTCGTGCTCGTGCACGGCGCCTTCGCCGACGCGTCCAGCTTTGCCAAGCTCATCCCGGAACTGCTGGACAGCGGAGTGAAGGTGGTCGCCCCGGCGGTGCCGAACCGCAGTCTGACCGGTGACGCCGCCTACATCGCCTCGGTCGTGCGGCAGATCGACGGCCCGGTCCTGCTGGTCGGCCACTCCTACGGCGGCGCGGTGATCACCGTGGCCGGCACCGAGGAGAACGTGACGGGCCTGGTCTACCTCTCCGGGTACGCCCTCGCGCAGGGCGAGAGCCTCGGCCAGCTGCAGGGTGGCTTCCCCGACTCGGATCTGGCATCCGCGCTGGTCTACACCAAGTTCCCGGTTCCGGGCGCGGAGGACGGCACCGACGTGTCGGTGGACATCGAGAAGTTCCCGGCCGTCTTCGCGCACGACATCGACCCCGAGCTGGCCCGCGTCCTCGCCGTCTCGCAGCGTCCGCTGACCGGTCTTGCCTTCGGTGAGCCGGCGCCCTACGCGGCCTGGAAGACCAAGCCGTCCTGGGGTGTGGTGTCCAGTTCGGATCACACCATCAACCCGGAGGTGGAGCGTTTCGGCTACCAGCGGGCCGGCGCGAAGGTCACCGAGATCGACTCGTCGCACCTGGTGATGCTCTCGCACCCGGTCCAGGTCGCGGACATCATCCGCGAGGCCCTCGCGGTCACGACAGGTTTCCGAGCTGCTGCCGCCGGCTGA
- a CDS encoding ROK family protein: MTTPAGIAAVDIGGTKIAVALVDDAGVVHQRVDVATPPGGSAILCVVAELVAGVCSRAAVRAVGVGAPGVIDPVTGAVRSATDILPGWVGTPVKERLAARLGLPVAVANDVRAAALGAAHSADVREHRDILHVSVGTGIGGALIRDRQMVTGPHAVTGEIAHLLVPATGAVACGCGRFDHLEAVAAGPAIAAAIAASAGGPVLPLDRMAVLPEARPIIGAAASVLGRTLAGLVAAVDVDAITLGGGVVHGIPEFAGVVREAFQAEALPPLRTVPVLVPAAGPDAPLLGAAHLARQILSRQILADPVLALRMGARA, translated from the coding sequence ATGACGACACCGGCCGGGATCGCGGCGGTCGACATCGGCGGCACGAAGATCGCCGTGGCCCTGGTCGACGACGCCGGCGTGGTGCACCAGCGCGTCGACGTCGCCACCCCGCCCGGCGGCTCGGCGATCCTCTGCGTCGTCGCCGAACTCGTCGCCGGCGTGTGCTCACGCGCGGCGGTGCGGGCCGTCGGCGTCGGCGCGCCCGGCGTGATCGACCCGGTGACCGGCGCGGTCCGGTCCGCCACCGACATCCTGCCGGGCTGGGTCGGCACCCCGGTCAAGGAACGGCTCGCCGCCCGGCTCGGCCTGCCGGTCGCGGTCGCCAACGACGTGCGGGCCGCCGCGCTCGGCGCCGCGCACAGCGCTGACGTGCGGGAACACCGGGACATCCTGCACGTCTCGGTGGGTACGGGCATCGGCGGCGCGCTGATCCGCGACCGGCAGATGGTCACCGGTCCGCATGCGGTCACCGGGGAGATCGCGCACCTGCTCGTCCCGGCGACCGGGGCGGTCGCCTGCGGCTGCGGCCGGTTCGATCACCTGGAAGCCGTCGCCGCGGGGCCGGCCATAGCCGCCGCGATCGCCGCGTCGGCCGGTGGTCCGGTGCTGCCGCTCGATCGGATGGCCGTCCTGCCGGAGGCGCGGCCGATCATCGGGGCGGCGGCGAGTGTGCTCGGCCGTACCCTCGCCGGGCTTGTCGCAGCCGTGGACGTGGACGCGATCACCCTCGGCGGCGGCGTCGTGCACGGCATCCCCGAGTTCGCCGGCGTGGTCCGGGAGGCCTTCCAGGCAGAGGCGCTTCCCCCATTGCGTACGGTGCCGGTCCTGGTGCCCGCCGCCGGACCGGATGCCCCGTTGCTCGGCGCCGCCCACCTCGCCCGCCAGATCCTTTCCCGCCAGATCCTCGCCGACCCGGTCCTCGCCCTCCGGATGGGAGCCCGCGCATGA